A DNA window from Massilia putida contains the following coding sequences:
- a CDS encoding rhodanese-like domain-containing protein — MQHITAPELAAWLADPSRPKPLLLDVRENWEFETCHLEGSIQIPMNLIPIRVSELDDGQDIVCVCHHGARSMQVAAFLERNGFSNITNLTGGIHAWAVQVDPSMPKY, encoded by the coding sequence GCAGCACATTACCGCCCCCGAGTTGGCCGCCTGGCTGGCCGACCCGTCGCGTCCGAAGCCGTTGCTGCTCGACGTCCGGGAAAACTGGGAATTCGAGACCTGCCACCTCGAGGGCTCGATCCAGATTCCGATGAACCTGATTCCGATCCGCGTGAGCGAACTGGATGACGGCCAGGACATCGTCTGCGTGTGCCACCACGGCGCACGCAGCATGCAAGTGGCCGCTTTCCTGGAGCGCAACGGATTCAGCAACATCACCAACCTCACAGGCGGAATACACGCCTGGGCCGTGCAGGTCGATCCTTCGATGCCCAAGTATTGA